GGCTTTTATCACATAATGGCTCACTAAGCCATGTTCCTGGAGCATTTCAGAGCATTAAAAccacaagaaaaggaaaaccttCTTTAAaaagtttgtttggtttgagaTCCCATTCCTTTGAAACTCTGGCAAacattattttgtgtttatcaCTTTTGTTAGCCACGAGAGGGTCAGACTTACAGCTGCCTGTATCTTTCCTGGAACTCACAGGGATTCCTCCTGAGGATGAGGGATTCCAGTGGGGTGTGCCTGAAGTCTGAAATCCCACTCAGGCTCGTGATGTTGTTTTCAGCAAGAGATAAGTGCTGAATCTGAGGGATCTTTGGCAGCTGTTTGAAGGATGTAAAGTggtttttatttacatttagcTCTCTGCATCTGTAAAGTACAAAGTGTATGGCATCACTATCACATCTGGGACAGAGCCCCTGCAACAGGGATGGGTTTTATACACTGGTTTATATTTTATTCCCTTATTTCTTTATATTGTACAACAGATGCATCATTATTTCTGTTCTCCACACTGCAACTCTCCATACACCTAAATACACAACAGCAGAGTAGCAACAGATGGattgtaaaataaatttacagTTGTCACAGCCTCTCTGCTTGGGTTGTGCTCTCCCATCTCTTCACAGAGATTCCTTCTGTGTGCAACAACTTCCCCTTTTGGCACAGATCTCCCTGAAGCTGGCTGGACTCATTAATTATTCCCCAGGAATAAAAGGGTGTGATGTGATCTCCTCACTGGGTATTTTCAGCAATGAACTGATGGATTCTCACTCCAGCACCCCCCAAGAGCAGATTTGGCAGCTCTGAagagcctgctccagctgtcACTTCAGGAAAAATTTGATTTCTAGGCTATTACATAAAAATAGAAACAGATTACATGAAAATAGAAGCAGGACATTTTGTCTACCTTGGCAACCTTATGGCACTGAGGTCTGTCAGGGAATTGTCCACCAACCAAAGCTTTTCCACCCGGATTAATCTGTGGAGGATTCTTTTGAGGTTTTCAATCTGGTAAAGATCACCCAGGTCCTGGAATGAAAGGTTCAGctcctgggaagggaaaaataagagaaatcactttttttcccccttgcttTGCAATAGCtatataattaaatatagaaTTAGTCAGAGGCAGTTAATATGAGAACACATtttatgctgctgcttttataaCAATTGGTGGTACCGAGTGCCAAATCCACCTCAGAATCAGAGTGATGGACTCCTTAATTccttgaaaggaagaaagaaaccaTCTCTCAAGCATGAATTTGAGTGTCcatctcctccttcctccatgaGTGGGGTTACCAGtgtgtgggagggagcaggactGACTGGTTGTGGCTTTTTGGTATGGCCTCTAAACCCAGCTGGCACCAAAGGTCTGTGCAGCAGCCAGATTTAAATACTCATAGAGTCCTCACAGAATGGACTGAATTGGCAGGGAATTCAAAATTCATCCAATTCTACCCCCTGCCAccaccagggacaccttctTTATcacaggtttaaatttattaaatGCAGTGAGCAGCCAGCACGTGATTGTTTGGCTTCTTTACAGCTACAGTCCAAAGTGTTAATGAGGAAGTTTTACAGCACAGTTTTCCCAGTTCTCCTGCAGcctcttttcccatttctctgtgTCAGttacttgttttcttcttttcagagtATATTCTTCTTTCCTGAAAAACAGCTCTTCTTCTGAGGGCCCTGGTCAGAGAAAAAGATTTACAGTTGAGGATTGATACAGAACTGGCACTTAGTCACTTGCTGAAAgaatatacatttatattgcTGGGAAGATTCTGTAATgaagaaatatatataatattataggTGTGTGACTTTCCAGGCTTCTGAGATTTAAATTAATGGGAAGATTTTTCTACCATTCCCAGGCCCATAATTCAGCCAGCAATCTGCAGTCTTTGTGCATGGTTGGTAAATGACAGATCTGCTACAGATCAGAATGAAAACCATTTCTGAAAGGTTGTTCTTAAGGACCTGAGCTCTAAAATTCTTCTTATTCCTTGCCATGCTGTGAGTTAGCCTTTGATTGTcctgagaaaggaaaatgtttcagCTTCCAGAGCAGTGCCAAAAACCAACAGCTCCATTCCAAACCTCATTTGTATTGAGCCACACACACACTAAGACTTAAAGTCTTAATGAAAAGTTTAGAGCTGTGGGCATCTTCAAAATCCTGATTAAAGCAAGGACTGGCTGGAAATCTTCCACTGTTTACTCCCAAACATGCAAATACTGGATTTTAAAACCCATCTGTTCTTGAGAGTGTCTGTAGATTGTAATTGAGCCAATTTAGTCTTAAAATACAAGAAATGTGCCACTGTTTGCAGGGCCGGGCTTCCCTCTTGTTTGGCTGTTTGGCACATGGCTACTGCATTCTGAACAGTAAAATATTAATCAACTCCTGAGAGAAGTAATCAGCAGCACATTAATACTAAAATTTTTCAGTTTGCAGTTCAGGCAgttgtttttcattttggaaatCACAAAGGATAATTTCctaatgattaaaaaaataaagcgAGCATGGGCACTATGAGTTGAAATCCTGGAGTTTGCCATTCTTTTGACAAGGGGCAGGATTTCAGCTCATCGTTTTTAAGGATGCACTCTTTGATTTGATGGAGTCAGGGCTGAGATGTCAAAGGGTCTTTTTGATCTTTACCTTCCCTCACTCGGGGGCAGAGGAGCTGATTCCCTCTCACACTGTGTTCCTCTATGTCACACCAGCCAAGATACTTGAAGGAGTCAGAGGGAAGCttagaaaaagggaaaaataaggatATAAAAATCAGTAAAAGCTCTTGAGGTTTTGGCACTGCATTTTCTCTTATTTCTGGCCTTATTACAGCAGAAATGCCCCAGTCAGAGCCACATGCAGGAGCTGGTGAATGCTGTGGGAATTCACTGCTCAGTGGAGGTTGCCACAGCTCATCCTGGTTAACTCCAATAAATTGGCTCAAATATTGGAGGGAGCCTCCTCAGGGCTCATTAtccccctgcccagagctgcagtttgGTGCTCAAAGACTGAGGCAAATCCCCTGCCACTTCTCACCCCAAAAAACAGAACCTTATTTACATTCCACCCCAGTTTTGGAGGATAGAAGGAGGTAAACAGAATCCTCTTCAAAGCCGAGGAGGAGATTTCTGCCTTAGCTCCTCTTTTTCAATGTCTCTTTTCCAGAAACCTTCAATCAGACTGGGAAAACCAACACTTACTGGGAAAGGGAGCCTggggtcccagctctgcccgAGGGCTCCTCTGTTTTGGGGTAAAACCAGTGGAATATTGTGGGCATCCCTAAGGATGGAGCAGTAGGAGGAGTAGAATTTCAAGAACTTCTGGTTGCTTGTAGTCAGACCTGAGGAACTAGAGAGGAGATGTTGAGCCAGCCTAGGTTCTGTCCAGGGAAACGCAaattttgttgggtttgttttataATTACAGAAAATCATTACAGAAAATAAGCATAGCTCAGGGTAGGACTtgccagcaggcaggagccatATCCTGAGGGCAAACCATGGGCAGCCCCCTCACCTGAGCTGCATCTCCTTACACAGGTGTGTCCAAACACCAGAAAGAGGAATTTCCTGGCATTTTTTTAGAAATACTGAGTTTTGGAGAAAATGGAGAGCTGAAATTGTCCAACAGCATGATGTGGTTGTTCCCTTCTACCCAGGAGAACCCTGCTTTTATGGATCTGGGTTGGATGAAAAGATACCTcgtttgtttattttattccattGTGCATGTGGTTTAACTCATTGTTTTACTAATATTAGTGTATTTATTTTAGTCTTTTGGATCTGTTCTAGGATCTGGAGATCCTAAAACATCAGAGatctgcagaaaagctgaacttTGCTCAATAGAGTCTtcaaatcatagaatcattatgGGAAAACCCTCCAAGGTTACCAAGTCCAACCTTCAGCTTGAAGCCATGTGTTCATGTACTCTCTTAGTCCCTTGCCTAAGAACACTTAAAAGTCACATTTTTACACCCCAAATGGGGCAATTTCTCCAATTGTGCTTCAGAGGGATTGAAGGAtgtgcaggctggcagctgcaATTTAGGAATTTACCACAGAACAGTTGAAAGCAATGACTTAATTTAGTCAGGGTGTGCATCCAGCACACTGTAATTTGATGTTTATTCTACAGGCTTGGAGAGCTCTTGCCAGGGAGCCTCAGCATCATAAAGCCACTGGAGTCAGgagcagaaattaataaataaaacagtaTAAACCAGAATAAAAAATGCAGGTTTGGGGAGGGAGGCAAGGAAGGTCTCATAGTGGGAGTaacaggctgagcagagcattTGTTAAAATGCACAATGACAGATTATTGGCAAACCCTGGTGATGAAAGGTGTCCTGGTGAGCtcagtgcaggagcagccctggcaaaGAGCTCTGCTCCCTTCTGTTTTATGTTGGGGTTTAAtggggtcacagcagccccagtgaGCTGTAGGTGACTCCCAGTGTCCCAGGGTGACGTTATGATGTTTGTATTCCCATCTGTGTGTTCTGTTCatgctggatattatgttctgtgccttcaagactggctctgaagggTGAAagttttatttgggttttgcGATCAGCCGCTCCCCCACGGCTGgcaggacacagagacagggcagtacatggtgctgcttttgcttttgcttgGCTTTTCACTTTGCTCTTTCTCTTGCTTCTTCTCAttagctagtttagctaaacagtcgaaatttcttcctggattgtttctcttttcctttttttggacCTACTTGaacctgctccagactgggCCCTGGGAACGCAGAGTTTGCATCGTGTGGCCCAGCGGGGCCTACTCTGGGCAGCGCTGCCTCAGCGccagagggactgagaacagagcgagcacccccagagagactttctgagtttctcatctttttcagagtggtgtcactcagtattgttcattttgtgtgctgggggtgctgtgcctgttaaacaaacaggttctttccacttctctctgaggaatcctTCCCGACCCGGTTGGGCACAGGGgccgtgtgggtttgctttctggaagGGCCCCCTTTGGAGATTCTCTACCAAATTTGCCCTGAACTAGGACACCCTGGAAGCTGTGTGGGCTCAGCATTTTGGAAAATAACAGATATTTACTGAGGGACTTTTTGAGGTCACCTGGAAGCAAGCAGCCCCTtaaggtgtgtgtgtgttagagagcagcaggagttcactcacagcagccctgggaaaagAGGATTTACCTTGGGTAAAtggtaaaaaaaacccagaaaataaaaaaaaaaaatgtgctggGAATTCTTGTTTAGCTCTattttgctgtttgttctgcTTTTAGATCCTTTTATGTTAAATGAGATCAGAGCAAAGAAATttgtagaaattattttatgtttaaGAAAAAGATCTATTATTTTGCTCAGTTTGGAAGTGATCTTTTAGATGTATTCAAATGACTATTTATAACTGCAAGACTTTTCAAAACCTACCTTCCTCTCAGCTAGATACTACCTCCTCTGCTGAGACAGGAATATGCACTCCCAGCCCCTGGAAATGTGGGATAAAACAGTTCAGCTGAACCATTTAACATGATATCTATTCTGATCTCCTGGCAGGAAACCCACTCACAAAACTCTGTACTGGTGATGGCAAGTAAAACATaaagttccagaaaaaaataaagatgtgaTGGATACAACTTCCCCAGTCAGGTGGGTAGTGAGATTTCCATGGGAAGGAGTGACAGAAAGAAACATCTTTCATCTCAAAACTGCCTGGGTTTAATAAGCACCAGCTGGACCTCCAGATTATGTCACAGGAGATTTTTCTGGAGTGCCACACAGGTTTTCCCTCCCTTGCTTTGTTTACCTTCCTGTTTTGCTGCAGAATTGATGCAAAAGAAGTGGCAATGAAGGAGGCAGGATGCAATTCCAAGCAATTACACATCTCACAATACATGAAAGGAACAAAATTTCCTGCCTTGATTGTGAGGCCCTTTGGCTGGATATGAATCTCCAAtgacagctctgggagcagcacacTAGATTATGTCAAgtattaagggaaaaaaaattagattcaTGATGTCTGTCCAGGCTGAGTCATTTCCTCTCACTTCGCCTGCAGTGAGAAATTGGTGGTTATCATAAATCATGGGCCTAAATTCTTATGAGAGAAGAATTAATTTCACTAATGGAAAACCTCTGTGGCAATTGCATTCCTCCATTCTCCCTCTttttgggggctgtgggggacTATTTATGATGTCCTTTAAGCAGAGGTGCTTGACTATATTTTAAGAATTCCATCATAGAGGTTTGGAAAGGAAACTTCAAAAGgtaatggggggaaaaaaaatcttgtgtgTGTGACCAGCTCCTAATTTCTGAGGTTGGCCCTCAGTCCAGTTCTGAACACGGCCATAGCTTTGCTGCTGACACCAAAAcattacaaaattattttccatctcAGTaataaacaaaaccccacaaaactgTACCAAACAATTCTTTGCAGGCACCTTGAAGTCTGCAGTGCTCCCTGTGAGCTGACAAGAgggagcacaggctggggggTAACTGGAGGCACTTGTGGCCAATCCCTTGCATTTTACATTATTCTCCTCAGTGGAAGtcccagggaggaattcagtGCCTGAAGTGATTTGCAAACTGTCAGGAATGAGAAcagaacagctcctgccttttTCAGAGCATGACTGAGGAGATATCAGGCTGTACCCTGGAAAatcctgcactgctgagctccctgaTCAAAGCCCAGTTAATCaggatgtggggctgggaaatgTTCTGCTCTCTCAGACACCTTGGCCAGGTTTGCAGGGAGCCCGGAGAAAGGTTCTGCTCTCAGACACCTTGGCCAGGtttgcagggagcccagggacaTGTTCTGCTCTCTCAGACACCTTGCCCGGGTTTGCAGAGAGCCCAGGGAAAGGTTCTGCTCTCTCAGACACCTTGGCCAGGTTTGCAGagagcccagggtgctccaggtTTCCTGAGTGCAGTGCAAGCCCCTCTGAGTGCAGCTGCCTTTCAGGGCAGGACACATTAAAAGCCACGAAAAGACTTTGAAGCCAAAGCTGAGCTGCTTCTGAAACTGCACCAGTGAAAGACACTGAGTGAGAAACAGAGTGAAAAGTTCCTCCTGTGTATGTTTTAGCTATTTGGCTGTTAAAAAAGGAGTGTCAGTGAAATCCTTTCTCCTCGTGGAACAGCAGCCTCAACAAACAAACATCTGAGACTGCAGCTCAggttcagctctgctgcacagaaAATGGGGAGCTCAGCTAAAGAGGAGTGAGGATATGAGCAAACTCTTGCATTGGGTTTTGAAAGGCTTTTGTCCCAGCCTTTTGAGCAGTTTTGGGGTCTGGTCTAGCTTCTCACAGCCTCATACCCAGCTGCTCTTCAGGAATCAGCATTCTCCAGCAGGCTTAGCTTTCACTGCTTTCCCCTTAAATCTGAAATCCCTGGATAAAAGGTTTGGGAACCAGTAGTAGGGTTATTTATAACTCTTCACATATCAGGATTCCCGTGGTGCTTGCTACATCCCACCAAATCACAGCCCACATCTGATGGAAGGGGCCCTGCTCCTGTGGTTGAGCTCAGGGAGCTCTGGTCAGGTTCTTATTTAGCAGCAAAGTGCTCTCAGATCATTCAGTCCTGATGCTGTGGGAGTGAAAAATGTGCACCATTCTAAAGGAAGGAACCAAATCAAATGTGTTTCAAGATCATCTTgaaggaatagaaaaaaaatccaaaccagagAAACTAAGAGTGATAAATCCTCCCAAAGCAAAGAGTTTGTACCACTGGGTGAGAGCTGCTGATTTTGTAGGCTCTAAGAGAGATTCTGGACCTGCCCAAACCACCTGCACACATAAGTGAACACTCACAGGTTCCAAATACCCAATTATTTATGTTGTCCCAGTCAATGGCAAATGCCAAAGCCATAAATGAGCTGCAGGGATAACTTACCAGCACACCTTGTGAAAGTATTTAAGAGATGGCAAACTCAGAATTCAGGCTGTGCTTCATTTCAAATGCACACAATTTactgctccagagcagctctgcttgtaTGCAAACATTTATTATGAGAACTCTCTGAACTTAGCAGAGTAGAAGATATGGACACAGTGTTTGCATGCTCTATTAcctttcaattatttttatagGAGTTTTAGGAGACATTATGCAACATTTTGAAGCAGTTCTTCTGAGCGTAATTTAGTGACAAACACACCTGTAAGTTATGGCTACAAAGCATCCTTGCTGATAGCTGCAGCATCAATTATCTTGCTTTATGCTTCATAAAATTGCCCCCCCCAAGACATAATTAACTTAATTAGGTCCCATCACCATAATGATACACTCTTAGCATATTAACTAACATTTTCCTCTTGGATCCAGCTTACACCAACACAAAGCCCACATCTCAATCCACATATTTTCACAGCAAACTCAACATTTTTGTTGGgacagctttttccttccaGCAATCAGGCATTGACACCAAGAAAAACAGCTCTGTTTCAGCTCCTGTTTTCCCTGCACAGCAATCTCCCTCAGCAATACAGGCtggtacattttaaaaagacactCAATCCTGTAACTCTATCTTTGTTGTCAAAGCATGTCAAGCAATGACTACAGGTTCGTGTCTCCTTGCACCCTCCTACCTTTCAGACATGTCTGGCTGCTGCATGAAATCCTCACATCTTGCACAGGGCTATTTGTCTACAGGCAGGGCTTATCTTCCCATCtctggccctgctcagggagggagTTCCAGGCTCTCTGGAGAGGGGGAACCTGCCGGGATCCCGATGGATGGATTCGCTGTCTCCAAGGAAACGCAGTCACCGCGCAACGCTGCCGCCGCTGTCACCTTAGGAGCTATTGTTACCAACCTCTTAAGCACACCAAACAAATTCCTGGGCTGATCCAGCTGGTATCAGTGAGCTGGCTCTCCAGAAGGTGCCTAAAGATAGGTTGGTGATACCTGTAGCAGGATACGTGATCATCCAGCTGAATCTCTGGTCTGCGCGCGCCGGCCGCTTGACTTTCAATTCCTTTCACGGTTTTGCCCACTTGAAGTTGGTATTTTTGTTGCCTAAAAGATCTCCTGCTTCATTAGTGGCTTGTTAAATGCCTTATTAGTGTATCTATCTGTtggatgaaaagaaaatacttaaaGAGGCTCAGGTTTTATGTAATGTTCAGGAAGGTTTTTTATGGGCACCTGTTCGCTCTGTTGGGCATTCTTGCCTCATTTCAATGTACTCAGCCATTTTAGGAACCTCTTCTAGGCTTCCTTCTTCAGGTTTGCAGCTGAGAATGAGAACAAGAGATTCTTCTCTTGGTGGGAACCAAGAGGCCGGGTTTGTGTCtgtttttatattatatttttcttaGACCATTAAAGCTGTAGGTTCTGAGAATTGGCCCAGTGAATATgagtttgatttttgtttgttcacCCAGACAAGTgcaggtgctggcagagctccagGGTGGGATTGCAGCAGCCCAGTGTGGTTGTGGGCACTGGTTAGTCCCTGCTGAAGTTCACAGATGGCTTTTAAACTCCAACAGTGGTGGTGGGACCCAGGTTTTGGGGGAAGGTTACAATGGAGCTGTAAATTGTGCCCTATTGATCTGCAACTCCCgcaccacaggcacagccccttccccacttCAGGTCCTGGGCTCTATGCTGAAAAAAGAGGGGGTAAATAGATTAAAATCAATGTGGGAAAAGTCCACAATCCTCTCTGCCCTGGGTTATTCAGTTGGAAATACCTTTTAGTCAAAACCTCTGTGGTTTCTACCTCGCAGCTTCTTCACATACAAAACATTTCTtatcctccttttccttcacatttttctcttttaggtCACTACAAAGGCCGATCATTATAAGGTCATTCTGCACAGAAAGGTCTGTACTTTCCCCAATGGTTGCTGAAGGCTCCAAAACCTTCTCTTAGAAATTCTGCTGGCAAATTTCACCGTGCCAGGAAAACAGAGGGGAATAATGGTAATTAGAGAATTTCAGCTCCATGCTCAGGCATTCCATGGTTCCAAATGTTGAGCTGACAGATCATTATGTGAAATTTAACAAAGTAGTCATTCCACCCAGGTTTCATTAAAACTTTATGTGCTAAGAACTGAGTTTATTACTGGGTGGGCGAGGACAGGGTTTTAAGAGATTCATCAGGTCACTTGAGCGAATCATTTCTCTGTCTGCtaagaataaagaaattaatatctAAATCAAACAGGATTGTAATTTGGGGCCTTTCTACTTaccattttttcctctgtctATAAAATGAAAGGTATTGGTCCCCATCACAGCCTAATGGGCTTCAGATCTTTTATGGCAAATGCATTCCTCATAAAGCCCATGAAAAATTATCTCTGTGCTATTCCAGAGGAACGACATATTTTACATGGTGTCAGCCTTTCCATTATAAACACTATTTTTCAGATCTTTACAACCTGCCCATAAAAATGTGCTTCTGACAAGAAATTCAGcagtgtgtccccagctctgcaagaaagaaatcttttttCCAACTTTATCTAATTTTGACCAGAAATTTTGTCTTTGAATTGGGTAAACACAGGGTGGGTATGGTGTCTCTCTCAACCCTGTGTCTCTCACATCTTTTTTTTGTCCCACTGGATTCTTCCCTGCTTGCACATGAAATTTGTAGGAACTGGGCAGAATCCAGCTCATCCTGAGGTCTGATTAATGACAGAAACAATCCCAATTATTCTCACTGCTGTAGGCCACCAGAGGCCCCGTTGTTCTGGGCACCACAGAAAGTCAGGAAAACAGAGTTTGCTCCAGAGGGTTTGTGCTCTAATTgaacagagcacacagacaaagagtaggaagaaaggaaataatattaGCCCTCCTCCTTTTATACAGAAATAACTGAGATGCTCAGACCATGAAATCCTGGCACTGTGGGAGCAGAAATTctgttcctgtgcccagggtCAGCATTCACACAGGATTCCCAGCCACTGACTTTGTTCAGACCAGACTGGATGAACAGTCTGGCTTTAAAGTCTGCAATTACTGGCTGAGTTTCTGAGCTGACATTTCTGATCGTCGTTAAAGGATACTTGAAAGAAATTTCTCTATTATAACATTTTTTCTGGTTCAGGGATAAATCAGTTTAGATAAACCTAATTCAGGGATAAATCAAATTATTGACATAATTTTATGTTCTTTAtgtaaaatcctttttttttttttttggtgttaaCTTGATACAAATTGTTGATATCAAACCATCAGGTCAATATCACCAGCACAATCAGACCTAAACACAAAACAACACTTCAGCACCAGCAGAAAGCCAACTTTTATTGGTTTTACCTGCTTTGAACATATCCAGGAATCCAGGGCGTTGGTGTTGGATGATTCAGTTAGAAAGAGAGAATTTCTTGGGGCATTTCAGAGGTGTGATGTGCATGGCcctgaagaggaagaggagctcaCTTTTGGTGCTcaagggctgctctgtgcctcgACAGGCAAGCAGCACACACTCACTCCAACCAACaggtttgggttgttttgctGAGTTACCCAGGCAACACTTTCCTTTCTGGGCTGCCCATTCAGGATTCCAGGAAAACATTTGATTCCCACTTGGAGAGCATTCCCAGGGAAAAGCCAAGGAAACAGAATAAAGCCTTGGGCAGGAGGAGAGCGGAGTTAGTGAAACACTTCATCGGGGTCACCAGACAAAAAGGAATCAACAACTAGCTGCATAAATAATTGAAGGGAAAGCTGTACATGCCTGCTTTTCTGAGGTGTTACAAACCCATGGGTTCCAAGAGGCTTGGAGGGGCTGTAGCCAAGCAACAGGGACTGAAATTTGGTTCTCTCTCCTGGAAAAACAATGGGCTTGAAAGTGATAATGACAATGCCTGGCACTGAAGAGTGAGCTCTTCCTTGGTTTAACAGCCTTTGGATAAAGCTGTAAGAAAAGATTATTGTGGAATGAAGaaagcatttttgttttgtttaggaGTGGCCTATTCCAGTATCAAATCTGCCTTTTTCTAAACAAAATTAATGTCAACAATTTCTGGGTGAATCTGACATTGAGGAAAGCACAAATAAGTAACATCTCAAGGTTTTCTTTCTCAAAACTTTCTTTTCTAAAGAAATAATGGACATAAAACTCACTGCCTCTTCATTTGCCTTCAAATTTCACCAATTTGTATGTAAGAGAAAACATGATTGTATCCCAAGTGGAGTTGGTGGCACACAACACTTCTGGTTGATTATTCCTCCCATTATTTACCTCACTGAAATGAGGTCTATTTTCCCTTTGACCTTAAAGCATGGCTTTTGCATTGAATGTGAATGTAGAAAAACCcccacagggacctgctgggagCCTGCCAGACCTCCCCAAAGGGAATGAACCTCACACAGGCCATGGTCTGGGGCTCACTGCCACCCTTTTAATGAGTTCCCTGTCACCTCCACTCCCCCAGCTGCCATTCCTGCCCAATCCTCAACATTTCAAACACCCCAAGCTGCCAGAACAAACAGATCAGGCACCTGATGGAACCTCCATCCTGGGGTCAGCCCCATCTCCTCCACCCACGTCTTCATCATGGATCTCGTGCCTCATCTTCTCACGAGTTAATTGTTAATGATTCCCCATGGGGTGCAAGATTCATTAGGTACTTCCTAATTTATCCAACATAAATCTCATCAGGTAATTTTAAtcatatgaaaataattttaaattcattttgaTAGGCAATTTCCTGTTGCAGCCTCCTTTTCCCCTGTGTGGTTGGGAGCAGCATCTCTGGTTATTCTCCTCTAACTTCCCCCATTGCAGGTGCCATTGCACTTCCATAATTTTCttgtatttatttgaaaatccTGCCAGCTGCTAAAGAGTTatgtttcctcttttttttttcttttctttttttttaattgattacctgaaatatattgaaaaatGGTTTATTTCATCCATCAAACCCCTGCTGCCTTCTTGAAAATCGGATCTTGCAAATGTGGGAATACCTGGGAGTCATCAGAGCATTTCTTTAATAAAGTGGCTTTGCCAGGTTGTCATATCTAAGATATTTGAGACAAATAGAAAAAATCTCTTTaaggatgggatgggaaaatAATTGTATTGCTGGGCGAAGGTGGACATAAAACTCACTGCCTCTTCATTTGCCTGTATGAAAGAGAAAACATGATTGTTTCCCAAGTGGAGCTGGTGGCACACAACACTCCTGGTTGATGATTTCTCCCATTATTTACCTCACTGAAA
The nucleotide sequence above comes from Ammospiza caudacuta isolate bAmmCau1 chromosome 11, bAmmCau1.pri, whole genome shotgun sequence. Encoded proteins:
- the LOC131562746 gene encoding uncharacterized protein LOC131562746, with amino-acid sequence MQQPDMSESSSGLTTSNQKFLKFYSSYCSILRDAHNIPLVLPQNRGALGQSWDPRLPFPLPSDSFKYLGWCDIEEHSVRGNQLLCPRVREGPSEEELFFRKEEYTLKRRKQVTDTEKWEKRLQENWENCAELNLSFQDLGDLYQIENLKRILHRLIRVEKLWLVDNSLTDLSAIRLPRCRELNVNKNHFTSFKQLPKIPQIQHLSLAENNITSLSGISDFRHTPLESLILRRNPCEFQERYRQLVFSNLPNLKILDGIPKLPEDCSPPEVRFFYRMCTIL